The Comamonas endophytica sequence CGCGCGCGTCAGCGCCATCAGCGCCAGCCGCTCGGCCGGCGCCATGCCGGCCGTGGGTTCGTCCATCAGCAGCAGCTGCGGCGCATGCGCCAGCGCCATGGCCAGCTCCACCCGTTTGACGTCGCCATAGGCCAGCGCGCTGCAGGGCCGGTCGGCTTGGGTGCCCATGCCCACGCGCTCGAGCAGCGCCAGCGCATCGGCGCGCCGGTGCCCGGCCGCGCGGCGCCAGAAAGCGAACACCTTGTGGTCGGCCGACAGCAGCGCCATCTGCACGTTCTCCACGACACTGAGCGAGGCAAAGGTCGCGGCGATCTGGAAGGTGCGGCCCACGCCCAGACGCCAGATGGCGCGCGGCGGCAGCCCGGCCATCTCGCGGCCCGCCAGGCGCACCGAGCCGCTGTCGGGCACGAGCTGCCCGCCGACCAGATTGAAGGTGGTGGACTTGCCCGCGCCATTCGGCCCGATCAGCGCCAGCAGCTCGCCTTTGTCCAGCGAGAAATCCACGCCATCGACGGCTTTCACCCCGCCAAAGGCCTTGTTCAGCCCCGTGACCTGCAGCAGGCTCATGCGCGCACCTCGCTGCGGTGAAACAGGCGCCGCAGCGGCCGCGCGATGCCGGCCAGGCCCTGCGGGAACAGGAGCACCAGCAGCAGGATGACCGCGCCCAGCAGCGCGCGCCAGTAATCGGTCTCGCGCGCGATGGTGTCGTGCAGCCAGGTGAACACGCCCGCGCCGAGCAGCGGCCCGGCCAGCGACTGCACGCCGCCCAGCAGCACCATCACCAGCGCATCGACGGAGCGCGTCACCGACAGGCTGTCGGGCGAGATGCTGCCCTTGGAGAACACGAACAGCGCGCCCGCCAGCCCGGCAAACAGCCCGGCGATGACGAAGCCGGCCCATTGCACGCGCCGCACATCGATGCCAATCGCCTCGGCACGCAACGCCGAATCGCGCGCCGCGCGCAGTGACATGCCCAGCGGCGCGAACAGCATGCGCCGCAGCAGCCAGACACCCGCGGCCGCCAGCGCCAGCGCCAGCCAGTAGAAGCCCGCGCTCAGCAAAGCCCACTCGCTGGGCCATACGCCGGTCAGCCCGTTGCTGCCGCCCGTCACCGCATCCCACTGGAAGCAGATGGCCCAGACGATCTGCGCAAACGCCAGCGTCAGCATGGTCAGGTAGACACCCGACAGCCGCACGCAGAACCAGCCGAACAACAAGGCGCCGCCGGCTGCGGCCAGCGGTGCGAGCAGCAGCGCGGCCTCCATCGGCAGCCCGCTGCCGCGCACCAGCAGCGCCGCCGCATAGGCGCCCAATCCGAAGTACGCCGCATGGCCAAAGGAATGCATGCCGCCGGGCCCCAGGATCGCATGCAGGCTGGCGGCAAACAGCGCCATGATCAGGATGTCCGTCATCAGCACCAGCGCATAGCTGCCCTCGCCGGCCAGCAGCGGCAGCGCGGCCAGCAGCGCCAGCCCCGCCCAGGCCGCGGCCTGCCCGCGTGTGCCCGTGGGCCGCAGCGGCGCCTCGGCCTCGCCCAGCGCGCGCGCCGCGGCCTGCGGCCGGCCCATCAGCCCCCAGGGGCGCCAGACCAGCACCACGGCCATGACGACGAATTCCACGACCAGCGTCAGCTTGGAAAAGGAAATCTCGACACCCGCGATCTCGACCATGCCGAGCCAGATACAGATCGCCTTGAGCTCGGCGATCAGCAGCGCCGCAACGAACGCTCCGGGAATCGAGCCCATGCCGCCGACCACCACCACGACAAAGGCCGCGCCGATCGTCAGCAGGTCCATGTCCAGATGTGCAGGCTCGCGCGGCAGCTGCAGCGCGCCGCCCAGGCCCGCCAGCAGCGTGCCCAGCGCGAACACCGCCGTGAACAGCCAGGCCTGGTTGACGCCCAGCGCGCCGACCATCTCCCGGTCCTGCGTGGCGGCGCGCACCAGCGTGCCCCAGCGCGTGCGCGTGAGCAGCAGCGTCAGCAGCCCCAGCACCACGGGCCCCGCGGCGATCAGCAGCAGGTCATAGACCGGGAACTGCCGCCCCAGGATGTCGACCGCGCCTTCCAGCCCCGGCGCGCGCGGGCCGAACAGCTCCTCCGGCCCCCAATGCCAGAGCACCGCGTCCTTGATCACCAGCACCAGCGCAAAGGTCGCCAGCAGCTGGAACAGCTCGGGCGCCTTGTAGATACGCCGCAGCAGCGCCATCTCGACCAGCGCCCCCAGCGCCGCGGTGGCCAGCGGCGCCAGCAGCAGCGCCGGCCAGAAACCGATGTGCTCGCCCAGATAGCCGACCAGCGAGTACGCGATGTACAGCCCCAGCATGTAGAACGAGCCATGCGCGAAATTGATGGTGCGCGTGACGCCGAAGATCAGCGACAGCCCGACCGAGACCAGGAACAGCGAGGAGGCGCTGGCCAGCCCGTTGAGCAGTTGCACCAGCAGTCCGGACAGGCTCATCGCGCGGCGGCAGGACGCAGCTGGCGCACGGCCTCGTTCGACGGCTGGTAATCCTTCCCATCCGCATAGTGGAAGTCCACCATCACCCCATGCCCCAGCTTCTGGTCATAGGCCGTCCTGCCCACATACGCGCCCATGGTCGACTGGTTGTCCTCGGGCCGGTAGGTGATGCGGCCGAAGGGAATGTCGACTTCCAGGCCCTTGAACGCGGCAATGAGCTTCTCGCTGTCGGCGCTGCCGCCGGTCTTGCGCAGCCCGGCTTCCAGCGACTTGATCGCGCCATAGCCGACGATGGTGCCCAGCCGCGGATGCTCCCTGTACTTGTCCTGGTAGGCCTTGAGGAAGGCCTGGTGCTCGGGCGTCTTGATCGCATACCAGGGGTAGCCGGTGACGATCCAGCCCAGCGGCGCTTCCTTCCTCAAAGGCTCCAGGTACTCGGGCTCGCCGGTCAGCAGCCCCACCACCTCGCGGCCCTTGAACAGCCCGCGCGTATTGCCCTCGCGCACGAACTTGCCCAGGTCGGCAGAGAACAGCACGTTGAAGATCGCATCGGGCTTGGCATCGGCCAGCGCCTGCACCACGCTGCCGGCATCGATCTTGCCCAGCGTCGGCGCCTGCTCGGCGACGAACTCGACATCGGGCTGTGCTTGCTTGAGCAGCTTCTTGAAGGTCGCCACCGCCGACTGGCCGTATTCGTAGTTGGGATAGACGATCGCCCAGCGCTTTTTCTTCAGCTTCGCCGCCTCGGGCACCAGCATTGCCACCTGCATGTAGGTCGAGCCGCGCAGCCGGTAGGTGTAGCGGTTGCCCTGGGCCCAGACCACCTTGTCGGTCAGCGTTTCCGAGGCCAGGAAGAAGCGCTTCTTCTGCTGCGCGTAATCGGTGAGCGCCAGCCCCACATGCGACAGGAAGCTGCCGGTGAGCACGTCGATCTTCTCGCGCGCATAGAGCTCCTCGGCCGCGCGCACTGCGTCGCCCGGGTTGCCGTTGTCGTCGCGCGTGACGAGCGCGAGCTTCTTGCCGGCAATGCCGCCGCCGGCATTGATCTGCTCGACGGCCAGCTCCATGCCTTTCTTGTAGGGCTCCAGGAAGGCCGGCATGGCCTTGTAGCTGTTGATCTCGCCGATCTTGATGACGCCTTGCGCCCCCGCCTGTCCCCCGGCCAGTGCCAGCACTGCCGCCACCGTCCACGCTTGCCTTGTCATGCGATTTCCTTGGTTCTGAATACGGACTGGGAATGAAATGTACCCTTACATCCGCATTTGCCCGACAATGCCCAGGTTTGCCCGCTTGACAGATGCCCGCCCCGTGAACGTTGTGCCTCTCCACGCCGCGTTTTGCCAGCCAGCTTCCGACCTGTCCTTGCACCGGGTCCCGTTCCACTTCATCCCTATCACGCCATGAGTGCTTTCAACGAAGAACGCGTGCTGTCCGTCCACCATTGGACCGACCGCCTTTTTTCCTTCACCACCACGCGCGACACCTCGCTGCGCTTTTCCAACGGCCACTTCACGATGATCGGCCTGAAGGTGGACGGCAAGAACCTGCTGCGCGCCTACTCGATCGCCAGCGCGAACTACGAGGAGCACCTGGAGTTCCTGTCGATCAAGGTGGACAACGGCCCGCTGACCTCGAAGCTGCAGCACATCCAGGTGGGCGACACCATCATCGTCGGCAAGAAGCCCACGGGCACGCTGCTGATCGACTACCTGCTGCCCGGCAAGAACCTCTACATGATCGGCACCGGCACCGGCCTCGCGCCCTGGCTGTCCGTCGCGCGCGACCCCGAGACCTATGAGAAGTTCGAGAAGGCCGTCGTGGTGCACGGCGTGCGCCAGGTCGAGGAGCTGGCCTACCGGCAGCTGTTCGAGCAGGACCTGAACGAGCACGAGTTCCTCGGCGACATCGTGCGCGGCAAATTGATCTACTACCCCACCGTGACGCGCGAGCCCTTCCGCAACCAGGGCCGCATCACCGACCTGATCCAGAGCGGCAAGTTCGCCGCCGACATCGGCCTGCCCGAGCTGAACCCCGAGACCGACCGCGTCATGCTCTGCGGCAGCCCCGCCATGCTTGCGGACCTCAAGCACATGCTCGAGGAGCGCGGCTTCAAGGAAGGCAACACGACCACCCCCGGCGACTTCGTCGTCGAACGCGCGTTCGTCGAGAAGTAAGCCATTCCTGCGCCAGGCCATCCAGGCGCAGGATGGCTGGTACCGCATTGGATTTGACGGGCCTGGCAGATAGGCCCCGGCTTCTATTTCTCGGGCTTGGGTGCTTTGGGTCCTTCCAGCCTGGCTTTCGCATTTGCCGCTCCAGGGCTGAGGCGCAGGCCATACACGCCGGAGCCACGCCCGCTTCCTGCAGTCGAACCTCCACGGCAGCCATTGCCGCATTGCGCCTGGATCGAACAGCCGTCTGCCTGCGTCCCGCCCTGCTCGAAGGGCTAAAGGGCGCTTCACACTGACGCCCGCCCCCGGGCGCTTGTGTCGTTCTGGCCTTGCACCTGCGCCCAGCGCCATCGCCTCTGCACCGGTGAATGCACGTGATGCTCCACCTCGCATTGAAGATAGTTTAAAACTATCATACATTCACATCGCATAGTTTATGCATTAAACCACCTGATTTTCCTGATGTCCTGGAGGCAGACTTTCATGAACCCCCACTACCGCCCTCTCTCGAATCACAGCGCCCGGTTCCATGCCCCCGCCCCTGCGGCCACGCGCGGCCCTGGCAAGGGCCACCCTGGCAAGAACCCTGCTGTGCTGACGTCCGTGGCGCCGTTGGTGGGCGCGCAGCTGGCTGTGCGCACAGCAGCCCAGGTCCTGCCGACCGGCGGGCAAGTGGTTTCCGGCCAGGCCAGCGTTGGCCAGAGCGGCGCGCAGATGACCGTCGATCAGGCCAGCCAGGTCGCCATCCTGCACTGGCAGGACTTTGCCATCGGCAGCGGAGCCAAGGTGCAATTCAACCAGCCCGATGCCAGTGCCGTCACGCTCATCCGCATAGTGGGCGGCAATGCCAGTGAGATCAGCGGACAGCTCAGTGCCAATGGCCAGGTCTGGCTGGTGAATCCAAACGGTGTGGTTTTTGGCAAAGACAGCCAGGTAAACATGGGCGGGCTGGCGGCTTCGACGCTGGATATCACCAGCATCGACTTCGATGCAGGCAAGCCGGTCTTCACGCGCAGCGCGGCACGGGGAGGCATCACCAACGGGGGCAATATCACGGTGGCAGATGGCGGCACATTGGCGCTGCTGGCGGTCACGGTGAAGAACGATGGAATCCTCAGCGCGCAGTCGGGCAACGTGGTGCTGGCCGGTGGCAACGAGGTCACGCTGCAGGCTGGCGTGGATGGAAGATTGCAGGTGGCGGTGGACCCGGCCACGGTGCACACGCTGATCGAGAACAGGCAACTGATCAAGGCCGATGGCGGCCAGGTGGTGATGACTTCCAGCACCGCCGACACACTGTCGGCCAGCGTGGTGTCCAACACCGGCACGGTGCAGGCGCGCACGCTGGCCGTGAAAGAAGGGCGCATCCTGCTGCTGGGCGACATGCGGCATGGCGAGGTGGTGCACAGCGGCCTAATCGATGCAAGCGCGCCCGATGGGAGCAATGGCGGGTTTGTTGAAACCCGCGCCGCCCGGGTCACGCTGCAAGCCGGCCGCAAGGTCACCACCTGCGCCGCCAGCGGCCATGCCGGCACCTGGCTGATCAAGCCCGGCGATTACACCATTGCTCCCGTTGGCGGCGATATCTCCGGCGCGCAGCTGTCCGGCGACCTGGACGAAGGCAATGTCACCATCGCCATGGTCAGCCAAGGCATTGCCGGCGGCAAAGGCGACATCCACTTCAACGATGACGTCACGTGGACGGCAAACACATTGACGCTCAACGCCGGGCGCAATATCAAAGTCAATGGCGTCATGACTGCCGAAGGCACGGCCGGGCTGGAGATGAATTACGGGGGCTACTCCGAAGCCAACGCGACAGCCGCTGCAGGCAGCGGCGTTCGCATGGCACGGATAAACGACAAGTTCACCGGACGCGTGGATTTCAGGGACGTGCAGGACCAAAGCATCCCAGAAAATCAACGGCTGAAGATCAACGGCGACAGCTACACCATCCTGACAGCGCTGGGCAGCCAGGACAGCACCACGGGGCTGGACCTGCAAGGCATTCAGGGCAACCTGTCGGGCAAATACGCGCTGGGCGCGGACATCGATGCCAGCCCCACGCGCAAGTGGTCGAAGGAAGCGGGCTTTGCGCCGATTGGAGATCGAAACCAGGCTTTTGGTGGCATCTTCGACGGCCTGGGCCATCGCATTGCCGGCCTGACCGTCAAACGTCCGGCGCAAAACCATGCAGGCCTTTTTGGCAATGCCGTGAACGCCACGCTGCGCAACGTCGGTTTGCACAGGGGCAGCGTGGAGGGCGCAAGCTACGTCGGCGGGCTGGTGGGAGACAACAGGGCATGCGGCGCCATGGCTCTTGTGGACAACGTGTATGCCTGCGCGCGTGTCGCGGGACAGGGGAAGGTCGGCGCGATAGCGGGCCGTAACCGGGCCGAAAAAGGCGGTGAGATCCAGCTCTGCAACGCCCATGCAATCGCGCAGGTGTCGAGCAACGCCAACGTTGTCGGCGGGCTGGTCGGCCAGCATACGGCCACCGAAGGCGGCACCGCCAATATGTCCCGGTCTTATGCAGAAGGAGCCGTGTCTGGCGCAGACGCCGTAGGTGGGTTGGTTGGATTGATCAGCTCGGCCGACGGCGGCACGGCCCGGATCTCCAGCTCCCATGCCATGGCAACGGTGGACGGCAAGGAATTGGTCGGTGGGCTGGTGGGTGGGAGCATCTCCACCGGCGGCAAGATCGAAATTTCCGTGGCCTATGCAACCGGATCAGTGTCCGGCACAAACAGCGTCGGCGGGTTGATGGGAGCCACCTTTGCCGCGCCAGACAGCACGGTTGGCATCTCCCGGTCGTGTGCCACCGGTTCCGTTTCTGGCGCTCCAAGCCATTGGTTTTATTTCCTTCCCAGGAACTACATCGGCAGACTGATGGGTTTGAAACTCGCTCTCTACGGCAAGGTTGAAATTTCCGATTCCAATGCGACCGGGCGCGTTAGTGGCGCTTCCTCGACCGGCGAACGCATAGGAGCGGAGTTCGCATTTGGCGAGCAGCGCATCGGCCGCTGGTTCAGCTTGCTTGTTGCTGCTTACTATGGAAAAAGAATGATCCCGACGCTGAACGTCCGTGACTGATCTTCCGGCAGTTGGTGGCATGCAGTGGCTCCGTCGGCTCAACGCAGCCAATGCCGGGCATCATCCGGAATGCCTGCCCGTGGGGCCTCGGCAGACACGTCATGGCGAGCCCGCTTGTTGAAATGCTTTCCGGCATTTCTTGGCCGGGCAGGCGGCCGGTGGGCTGCGGCGGAATCAGCTCAGATATTCTCGCCCGCATAGGTGGGAATGGCGCTGTCGGGCTGCTTCGCAAGTTCGCCCAGCGGCTCCTTCTTCTTGCTGCGCGCATCGCACACCGCCTTGGCGCTGGCGGCGGCAAACAGCAAGATGGCCGAGGAGAAATAGATCCACATCAGCAGCACGACGATCGAGCCGGCCGCGCCATAGGCCGAGACCACGGCCGCCGTCGACAGGTAGTAGGCCAGGCCCTGCTTGCCCAGCGTGAACAGCGTGGCGCCGATGAACGCACCGAAGATCAGGAAACGCAGCGGCGGCTTGGGGCCGGTGCCGATGCGCATCAGCCCGACGAACAGCAGCATGGAAATGCCGAAGGCCACGCTCTCGTTGATCAGGCCGACCAGCGGCGCCATGGGCGCCACCGCCAGATGGCTGCCGGCCCAGGTCGTGAGCATGTGGACGGCCGTGGACAGCACCATCGAGACCATCAGCAGGAAACCCAGCGCCAGCACATAGGCCAGTCCGCGCAGGCGCAGCGTGGCCATGCGCCACCACGCGGCGCGTTGTTCGGCGGGT is a genomic window containing:
- a CDS encoding ABC transporter ATP-binding protein, whose amino-acid sequence is MSLLQVTGLNKAFGGVKAVDGVDFSLDKGELLALIGPNGAGKSTTFNLVGGQLVPDSGSVRLAGREMAGLPPRAIWRLGVGRTFQIAATFASLSVVENVQMALLSADHKVFAFWRRAAGHRRADALALLERVGMGTQADRPCSALAYGDVKRVELAMALAHAPQLLLMDEPTAGMAPAERLALMALTRALAKERQMGVLFTEHSMDVVFGQADRVLVLVRGRLLAEGTPEAIQRDARVQQAYLGNGQILGKHRQ
- a CDS encoding ABC transporter permease; the encoded protein is MSLSGLLVQLLNGLASASSLFLVSVGLSLIFGVTRTINFAHGSFYMLGLYIAYSLVGYLGEHIGFWPALLLAPLATAALGALVEMALLRRIYKAPELFQLLATFALVLVIKDAVLWHWGPEELFGPRAPGLEGAVDILGRQFPVYDLLLIAAGPVVLGLLTLLLTRTRWGTLVRAATQDREMVGALGVNQAWLFTAVFALGTLLAGLGGALQLPREPAHLDMDLLTIGAAFVVVVVGGMGSIPGAFVAALLIAELKAICIWLGMVEIAGVEISFSKLTLVVEFVVMAVVLVWRPWGLMGRPQAAARALGEAEAPLRPTGTRGQAAAWAGLALLAALPLLAGEGSYALVLMTDILIMALFAASLHAILGPGGMHSFGHAAYFGLGAYAAALLVRGSGLPMEAALLLAPLAAAGGALLFGWFCVRLSGVYLTMLTLAFAQIVWAICFQWDAVTGGSNGLTGVWPSEWALLSAGFYWLALALAAAGVWLLRRMLFAPLGMSLRAARDSALRAEAIGIDVRRVQWAGFVIAGLFAGLAGALFVFSKGSISPDSLSVTRSVDALVMVLLGGVQSLAGPLLGAGVFTWLHDTIARETDYWRALLGAVILLLVLLFPQGLAGIARPLRRLFHRSEVRA
- a CDS encoding ABC transporter substrate-binding protein, whose translation is MTRQAWTVAAVLALAGGQAGAQGVIKIGEINSYKAMPAFLEPYKKGMELAVEQINAGGGIAGKKLALVTRDDNGNPGDAVRAAEELYAREKIDVLTGSFLSHVGLALTDYAQQKKRFFLASETLTDKVVWAQGNRYTYRLRGSTYMQVAMLVPEAAKLKKKRWAIVYPNYEYGQSAVATFKKLLKQAQPDVEFVAEQAPTLGKIDAGSVVQALADAKPDAIFNVLFSADLGKFVREGNTRGLFKGREVVGLLTGEPEYLEPLRKEAPLGWIVTGYPWYAIKTPEHQAFLKAYQDKYREHPRLGTIVGYGAIKSLEAGLRKTGGSADSEKLIAAFKGLEVDIPFGRITYRPEDNQSTMGAYVGRTAYDQKLGHGVMVDFHYADGKDYQPSNEAVRQLRPAAAR
- a CDS encoding ferredoxin--NADP reductase, which encodes MSAFNEERVLSVHHWTDRLFSFTTTRDTSLRFSNGHFTMIGLKVDGKNLLRAYSIASANYEEHLEFLSIKVDNGPLTSKLQHIQVGDTIIVGKKPTGTLLIDYLLPGKNLYMIGTGTGLAPWLSVARDPETYEKFEKAVVVHGVRQVEELAYRQLFEQDLNEHEFLGDIVRGKLIYYPTVTREPFRNQGRITDLIQSGKFAADIGLPELNPETDRVMLCGSPAMLADLKHMLEERGFKEGNTTTPGDFVVERAFVEK
- a CDS encoding filamentous hemagglutinin N-terminal domain-containing protein, encoding MNPHYRPLSNHSARFHAPAPAATRGPGKGHPGKNPAVLTSVAPLVGAQLAVRTAAQVLPTGGQVVSGQASVGQSGAQMTVDQASQVAILHWQDFAIGSGAKVQFNQPDASAVTLIRIVGGNASEISGQLSANGQVWLVNPNGVVFGKDSQVNMGGLAASTLDITSIDFDAGKPVFTRSAARGGITNGGNITVADGGTLALLAVTVKNDGILSAQSGNVVLAGGNEVTLQAGVDGRLQVAVDPATVHTLIENRQLIKADGGQVVMTSSTADTLSASVVSNTGTVQARTLAVKEGRILLLGDMRHGEVVHSGLIDASAPDGSNGGFVETRAARVTLQAGRKVTTCAASGHAGTWLIKPGDYTIAPVGGDISGAQLSGDLDEGNVTIAMVSQGIAGGKGDIHFNDDVTWTANTLTLNAGRNIKVNGVMTAEGTAGLEMNYGGYSEANATAAAGSGVRMARINDKFTGRVDFRDVQDQSIPENQRLKINGDSYTILTALGSQDSTTGLDLQGIQGNLSGKYALGADIDASPTRKWSKEAGFAPIGDRNQAFGGIFDGLGHRIAGLTVKRPAQNHAGLFGNAVNATLRNVGLHRGSVEGASYVGGLVGDNRACGAMALVDNVYACARVAGQGKVGAIAGRNRAEKGGEIQLCNAHAIAQVSSNANVVGGLVGQHTATEGGTANMSRSYAEGAVSGADAVGGLVGLISSADGGTARISSSHAMATVDGKELVGGLVGGSISTGGKIEISVAYATGSVSGTNSVGGLMGATFAAPDSTVGISRSCATGSVSGAPSHWFYFLPRNYIGRLMGLKLALYGKVEISDSNATGRVSGASSTGERIGAEFAFGEQRIGRWFSLLVAAYYGKRMIPTLNVRD
- a CDS encoding YihY/virulence factor BrkB family protein is translated as MKRAHVLVRPIQPLIDAFNLWLNADGLRMSAAMSFYGILSLAPLLLLLVGVLGWWLDRSYIETTLLAQVQGIIGERGAEVVKAALASAQEPSEGTVASIIAFVLLLSGATGVFVELQSALEKLWQMNSAQPAEQRAAWWRMATLRLRGLAYVLALGFLLMVSMVLSTAVHMLTTWAGSHLAVAPMAPLVGLINESVAFGISMLLFVGLMRIGTGPKPPLRFLIFGAFIGATLFTLGKQGLAYYLSTAAVVSAYGAAGSIVVLLMWIYFSSAILLFAAASAKAVCDARSKKKEPLGELAKQPDSAIPTYAGENI